The stretch of DNA TCACGGTGGCCCGCGCCTCTGCTGCGCCGTCTTCACCCGCCTGACTCGCTTCGAGCAACTCCTGTTCGCGCTGTTCTAACTGCTCGCGGTCTTGTTCGGTGTCGACGTACTCGCGGGTGGTATCCCGGAGCACCTGACACTCTTCGTAGCCCACGTCGATGTGGCACATCGACTTTTTGCCCTTGAACACGACCGTGCGAATCGGCTCCTTGCGCGTAATCGCGCGGGCCTCGGCGATGAATTGGCGCATCTGCTGGTGGACGTTCGTCGTGATGACGACCGTCTTGCCCGTTTCGCGGGCGTATTCGAGCGCCGGGACGAGCGCAGAGAGAGTCTTCCCAGTCCCGCAGGCTCCCTCGAAGAGGACGTCCTGCTCACGGGCGAGTGAGTTGTAGATGCGGTCCATCGCCTCGTGCTGGTTGTCGTACGGCGCGTCGTAGGGGAAGAATCGCAGGTACCCTTCGTCTGCCACGTTGGACGAGGGTTCGCCGTATTCGCTTAAAATACTTCGCCGCCTCGGCTCAGTTGAGCACTTCCGGTTCGATGTACACCTTCGTCACGTCCGGCTCTTCTTTCTTGAGCGCGGCTTCCATCTCGGTGATGATGTCGTCGATCTCCTCGGTGTCGAAGCCGTTTGCGAAGGCGATGTCCGCGACCAGAATCAGGCGCTCCGGGCCGAAGTAAACCGTGCGAAAGTCCTCGATTCGCTCGACGCCCTCCCAGTTGCGCACGATGTCCCGCAGGTCTTGTTCCTCTGTGGCAGGGAGACTCTCACCGAGCAACAGGCGTTTGTTCTCCCACGCCAGCGCGACGGCGAAGCCCATGAGCATCAGCCCGATGAGCAGGGCCGCAACAGAGTCGTAGAACGGATTGCCGGTCACGCGCGTCAGGTAGATGCCTGCGAGGGCGATGCCCGCTCCGCCGAGCGCAATCGTGTCCTCGGTGAGCGCGGTGAGCGTCGTCACGTCGCTCGTCTTCTTGAACGCCTCGCGGAAGCCAGCCCATTCGTGTTCGTCGATTTGCAGTTTCATCACCGCATAGGCCTTCTTGAAGGCGTAGCTCTCGAAGGCGATTGCGCCGATGAGGACGCTGTAGTTCACCCACACCGACGGAATCGTCACCCCGAGAAGGGTCGCAGACCCGGTGGCGGGGACGTGGGGGTGCATGATTGCTTCGTAGCCGTGTTTCGCGCTCTCCCAGCCTGCAATCCCGAACAGCAAGACGCTCACGAGAAACGAGTAGAAAAACTGGGCTTTCCCGTAGCCAAAGGGATGGTCACGGTTCGCCTCTTTCGCACCGTATCGAATCCCGATGAGGAGGAAGATTTGGTTGCCGGTGTCGGAGATGGAGTGGTAAGTCTCAGAGAGCATCGCGGGGCTTCCGGTCAGCAGGAAGCCGAAGAATTTGAGCACCGCGATGGCTCCGTTCGCGAAGAGGGCGGCGTAGACGACGGATTTGCTTCCAGCCATTATGCATTCGTGTCATCCTGTGGCCAAAATCGTTCCGGGGTAGTCTTGTGTCATCGACGCGTACCGATTGCCATGATTACCGTCGTCTCAGACACTCACGGCAACACCGGCCACCGTCTTTCGGGACGCGTGTTCGATGCCGTCTCCGAGGCCGACCTCGTGTTGCACGCAGGCGATTTCTACACCGAAGCCGCCCTTTCCGCGTTCGAACAGGAAGCGACCCGACTGGAGGCGGTGTACGGCAACACCGACGTCCACGCGGTTCGCTCGCGGCTCCCCGCAGAGCGCGTCATCGAGTTTGACGGCCTCAGAATCGCGCTCACTCACGGCCACGAACACACCGACACGTCGCTCACCATGTTCGGGCGGCAGGCGAACGCCCACCTCGTCGTGTTCGGTCACTCACACGAACCCGGCTTCGAGCAGCGCGGCGACATTGGCTTTCTGAATCCGGGGAGCCACGCAGACCCGCGCTGGCATCGCCCGGGCTACGCGGAACTCGAGGTCGTTGGAGACCACGCCGAAGGCCGCCTCATCGAACCAGCCGGGACGGCCTTCGACACGTTTAGAATAGAATTGGAGGGCTGACCCCACACGGTCAGCGCCAGCAGGTGTAGGCGGGCATATCGCCGCCCCATCTGGTGGTATGGCTCGTGTGTAAATGTAATCTCGGTAAGGTCAAAGACGGATTTCACCTATCCGTATAGGCTACCACAGCCCACGCCAGCAAGACGATGGCACCGCCGGCGAAAAACAGCGCACCCGGCGGCAGCCCCGCGTCACTCGTGGCCGCGGTCGTCAGCTCGGCGGTGGCGCTCGCGGTCTGTGTTGCCGTCTCCGTTACCGTCTGTGTGGTCGCCTCTGCGATGCTGAACCCACCGCCACTTTGCTGCGTCGTCTTGGTCGTCGCGGCCGTTATCTGCGTTGGTGTCGTTATACTTCCACCCGGCACGCCGCGCCGACTCGCCCATGCGTGCACCACCAGACTCGCGCCGGCGAGAACGGCAACCCCCGAGAACAGTCGCGTGATGACGCTCTTGAGGCCACCCGTTTCCTGCTCGCGGCCCGCGAAGATGACGAGCGGTTTGTCGGCGGGTGCGTAGACGTTCATCTCGCGGCCCTTCTCCGAGTAGATGGTGTCAACCACCGAAATCGCCCCCGCCGATTCGAGGCGCTTTAAGTGGTACTGGACGTTCTGGAGCGAGGTTCCGATGCGGTCTGCGAGCGCCGAGGGCGGAGCTGGCTCGTCGTGGAGCGCGGTCAACACCCGCCGGGCGGTTTCCGAGGACAACGCGCCGAGAAGGGCGTCTGCGTCATCGCTATCGACGCCGATGACGCGCGGGGTGGCATCGTCCCCGTCGGCACTGGGAGAGGAGGGCAACAACGGCATTGTCGCACGCTTCTTCGCACTAACATATCAATCCTTTCACAGAATTGGTCCCCCGAAACGACTTTCCCCGCTCGGCGGGAACGCAACTGCATGATATTTGGCATGGACACCAACACGCTCGTCCTCGTCGGGCTTGTCGTGGTGTTCCTCTCGTTCATCCTTGCGGTCTATCTGTTCATGCGCCGGACGCTCCTCGCCTTCCGCGAGGGGATGGACGGCGGGCGTCGTTAGCGCGTCTGCCCGACGGCGTCGATGACGGTTTCTACGTCCTCTGTTGAGACGTTCCAGTGGGTGCAAAAGCGAACCACGCCGTCGGCAAACGGCACGCCAAGCACGCCCTGTTCTTCGCACGCAGAGAGGAACTCGTCGGTTGACTGCTCGCCCGTCTCGACGAGCACGATGTTCGTCTCTGGTTCTTTGACGGTGAGGCCGTGGTCTCTGAGTCCGGCGGCAAGCCGTTTGGCGTTCTCGTGGTCGGCTGCGAGCCGTGACCGGTTTTCGAGCGCGAGCAAGCCGGGTGCGGCGACCATCCCCGCCTGTCGCATCCCGCCACCCATGAGCTTGCGAACCTGGTGGGCGGCGTCGATGAACTCCTCACTGCCCGCGAGCATCGAGCCGACGGGCGCGCCGAGGCCCTTCGAGAGACAGAACATCACCGAATCTGCCTCTTTCACGAGGCGGCTTGCGGGCACATCTGCCGCGGCTGCGGCGTTGAAGATGCGCGCACCATCGACGTGAAGCGGGACGCCGATGTCGTGGGCTGCGTTCGCTGCGGCGTCCATCTCCTCGGGTGAGACGACGACGCCACCTTTCGCGTTGTGCGTATTCTCGACGCACACGAGGCCGGTTCCGGCTTCGTGGTCGCTCTCCTCTATGGCGTTCTCGCGGATGGCTTCCGGCGTGAGGACGCCGCGGTCGCCGCCGTCTATCGTGCGCACCTGCAACTGAGAATGCTGGGCGAGGCCGCCAAGTTCCCACTTGTAGATGTGGCTCTCGCGTTCGACGAGCACCTCGTAGCCGGGACTCGTGTGCACCTTCGCGGCAATCTGGTTGCCCATCGTCCCCGAGGGGACGAACAGCGCGTCGTCTTTGCCGATAATCTCCGCGGCGCGGGCTTCGAGTTCGTTGACCGTCGGGTCTTCGCTGTACACGTCGTCACCGACGTCGGCTTCGGCGGCGGCTTCGCGCATGTCGTCGTCGGGTAGGGTCACGGTGTCGCTTCGCAAATCGAGCATACCCCTCGTTTTTCGGGATACCCGAAATAGGTCGTGGTCGTCCTGTCAGCGCGCACGTCTCGTCCCGAGCACGCCGTAGGCAAGTCCAACCAGCCCGCTCACGCCGACGATGCCGCCGCCGAGCGAGGAGGAAAAACCCTCGGGGCTACTTTCCCACTGGAAAATGCTCCAAATCGTTTCGGGTGGGCCAAGCGAGAACTCGGTAACGCCGGCGAGACTGAGAAAAATCGGGGCGAGCATCGACACGATGAGGAACACGCCGATGGTCACGCCAAAGCCGATGAGCGTCCGTCGGAGCACGCCGCCGATGCCCTGGAGTGGCGGGGCTTCGACGCTGCCGTAGACGGCGAGGCCGGTCATGGTATCGACCACGTCCACGTCGGCGGGGAAGCGACTGAGGACGCTCACCATCCAGAGGTCGCCAACCGCGCCCGCGATGTTGATGGCGAGCGCCAACAGGAGCAGCGGGAGGTCGAAAATGAGCATTATCGGAACCCCCACTGCGGTGATGATGACCAGCGGCGCGAGGGCGATGACGATGAACTGGTTGCGCGTAAACTCGGTGTCAGCGGTGGCGTAGGCGTACGGGAGCACGAAGTATGCCACACCCGTGCCGTAGCGTGGGTTACCGCCGTAGTGGGACATGGCCACCCCGTGGATGAGTTCGTGGACGACGATGACGCCGATGATGAGGACGAGTCCGACGACGAGCGTGGTGACGACACTGCCCGTGTTGCCCGATTCGATGACGATGCCACCCACCGTTTTGCCAGTGACGCCGGCGTAGAGGCCGCCGAGGGCGAACAGCGACACGACGAATCCGGCGAGGCTGAGGCCGGTCCATTCGAGGGCAAGCTGTCGTGAGACGGCGAACGTCGCGACTGGAGGCGTTTCAAGCGAACCCATAGTCTACTTCCCTAGTCGCGTACCGAGGAGATAATCGTGGTGTGAGACGGGCACGCTCGCTGTACAGAAGGCACCCGAAAGGGGTATCGGCAACCTGCATGAATATCCGGTATGGACCCGCGTATCCGCGAACAGGCACAGGTTCTCGTCGAACACTCGACGCGCGTAGAGAAGGGTGACAACGTCGTCATCGTCGCCCCGTCGGTCGCCGCAGACCTCGTCGTGGCGCTCCACGAACTCATCGGTGATAAGGGTGCACACCCGTTCTACATGGCGAGCGATTCGCGCGCCGCCCGCGCCTATCTCCGGGCCTCCGACCCCGAGGATTTCGAGACGCCGAGCCACATCATGGCGCTGTTCGAGGAGATGGACGTGTACATCTCGATTCGCACCGAGGTGAACGCCACCGAGACGAGCGACGTGGCTCCAGAAGTGCTCGCCGCCCACTCTCGGGCCATGTCGCCCACGCTCGAAGAACGTCTCTCGAAGCGCTGGGTCGCCACGCAGTTCCCCGGCACTGGCAGCGCCCAACTCGCGGAGATGAGCCTCGAAGGCTACGAGAACTTCGTCTGGGACGCCATCAACAAAGACTGGGACGCCCAGCGCGCCCACCAACAACAGATGGTCGAAATTCTGAATCCAGCCTCCGAGATTCGCATCGTGAGTGGCGACTCGACGGACCTCACGATGAGCCTCGAAAACATGATTACCATCAACGACTCGGGGATGCACAACATGCCCGGCGGCGAGGTGTTCACCGCGCCCGTCCCCGATTCCGTCGAGGGTGAGGTTCTGTTTGATCTCCCGCTCTACCACCAGGGCCGCGAGGTCACGGGTGCATGGCTCAAGTTCGAAGACGGCGTCGTTGTCGAGCACGCTGCGGAGAAGAACGAAGCGGTGCTCACGAACATCCTCAACACGGACGATGGGGCACGTCGGCTCGGTGAACTGGGGATTGGGATGAATCGAGATATCGACCAGTTCACCTACAACATGCTGTTTGACGAAAAGATGGGCGACACCGTCCACATGGCCGTCGGCCGCGCCTACGACGAGTGTGTCGGTGAGGGGGCAGAACAGAATCAGAGTGCGACCCACGTCGATATGATTGTGGACATGGCAGAAGACTCGTTCATCGAGGTTGATGGAGAAGTCGTCCAGCGCAACGGCACGTTCATCTTCGAAGACGGCTTCGAAGCATAGACTCACTCACATTTTGAGACGGGAAGTCACTTCGTGGGAACTCACGCGCGGCGCTTGGGCACGAACGAACTCGCCACGCGGTAGATACAGAAATCGAACAGGCCGAACGCCGTGCCCACGAGTCCGCCGACGATGGCGGCGACCGGGATTCCGAACACGAGCACGATGAACGACGCGAGGTTGGCGAGCACTGCGACGCCGAACGTGAACAGGAAAACGAGGACGAACGCCACCGGGAGGAAGACTATTCCCGTCACTGCACCGCCGAGGTAGCCCCAGAGCATGGCACTCCGGAGCCGACTGTCTGAGTTTTCGGGGTTGAGCGGGGCACGGGTGAGCACCCAGCGCGTCGTCCACCACGTACTTGCCCAGAGGGCGAGAAACAGGGCGAAGCCGGTGAGCGTATCGAGCCCTGCGAGCAGGCGGCCAATCGAGCCAGACGAGTGGAGCACGAACAGGCCAGTCGTGGTGAGGAGCGTGACGTGGAAGGTGGCGAGCCCGAACACGAGGAGGTTGTCCGGGCGCGTGCGAGCCGTCTCAGCCATGGGCGAGCACCTCCGCGAGCGCGAGCAAGCCAAGTACGTAGAGCGTGGTTCCCGCGTAGGCCCGCGACAGGGTGGGAACGACGTTCGCTGCGATGTCCGCGTCTCGAAGGCGGACCACCGCGACCGTCCGACCGGCCGAAAAGAGGAGCAATCCGACCACCGCCGCGAGTTTCGTGTACAACACCATTCCCCACTGGGTCGAGAGCGTCGGAATAGCGGGGGCGAGCGCGCCGAGATTGCCCACGCCGGTCATGACAAGCGTCCCGAGTGACGCCCAGAACAGCCACTCGTAGCCCGTCGCAAGCTGGAGTAGAAATCCTCGCTCGACCGGAGAGGGTGCTCGGGTTCGAACCGTCAACCAGACGACTGCGCTCCCGCCCAACAGCACTGCCATCGCGAGGACATGTATCGAGCGAACGAGAAGTTGCGAGAGCGCCATAGCTATACTAACGATTCATTGTGCTAACATGATAACTGCACCTACGGTGTGGCTTGATGGACGATACGACCACTACCTTGGGGTGCGTCGAGGCGTTATGGAGAAAGTCAGGGTTGACGC from Haladaptatus sp. ZSTT2 encodes:
- a CDS encoding cation diffusion facilitator family transporter gives rise to the protein MAGSKSVVYAALFANGAIAVLKFFGFLLTGSPAMLSETYHSISDTGNQIFLLIGIRYGAKEANRDHPFGYGKAQFFYSFLVSVLLFGIAGWESAKHGYEAIMHPHVPATGSATLLGVTIPSVWVNYSVLIGAIAFESYAFKKAYAVMKLQIDEHEWAGFREAFKKTSDVTTLTALTEDTIALGGAGIALAGIYLTRVTGNPFYDSVAALLIGLMLMGFAVALAWENKRLLLGESLPATEEQDLRDIVRNWEGVERIEDFRTVYFGPERLILVADIAFANGFDTEEIDDIITEMEAALKKEEPDVTKVYIEPEVLN
- a CDS encoding metallophosphoesterase is translated as MITVVSDTHGNTGHRLSGRVFDAVSEADLVLHAGDFYTEAALSAFEQEATRLEAVYGNTDVHAVRSRLPAERVIEFDGLRIALTHGHEHTDTSLTMFGRQANAHLVVFGHSHEPGFEQRGDIGFLNPGSHADPRWHRPGYAELEVVGDHAEGRLIEPAGTAFDTFRIELEG
- a CDS encoding ArsR/SmtB family transcription factor, producing the protein MPLLPSSPSADGDDATPRVIGVDSDDADALLGALSSETARRVLTALHDEPAPPSALADRIGTSLQNVQYHLKRLESAGAISVVDTIYSEKGREMNVYAPADKPLVIFAGREQETGGLKSVITRLFSGVAVLAGASLVVHAWASRRGVPGGSITTPTQITAATTKTTQQSGGGFSIAEATTQTVTETATQTASATAELTTAATSDAGLPPGALFFAGGAIVLLAWAVVAYTDR
- a CDS encoding DUF7859 family protein gives rise to the protein MIFGMDTNTLVLVGLVVVFLSFILAVYLFMRRTLLAFREGMDGGRR
- a CDS encoding threonine aldolase family protein — protein: MLDLRSDTVTLPDDDMREAAAEADVGDDVYSEDPTVNELEARAAEIIGKDDALFVPSGTMGNQIAAKVHTSPGYEVLVERESHIYKWELGGLAQHSQLQVRTIDGGDRGVLTPEAIRENAIEESDHEAGTGLVCVENTHNAKGGVVVSPEEMDAAANAAHDIGVPLHVDGARIFNAAAAADVPASRLVKEADSVMFCLSKGLGAPVGSMLAGSEEFIDAAHQVRKLMGGGMRQAGMVAAPGLLALENRSRLAADHENAKRLAAGLRDHGLTVKEPETNIVLVETGEQSTDEFLSACEEQGVLGVPFADGVVRFCTHWNVSTEDVETVIDAVGQTR
- a CDS encoding DUF3267 domain-containing protein, coding for MGSLETPPVATFAVSRQLALEWTGLSLAGFVVSLFALGGLYAGVTGKTVGGIVIESGNTGSVVTTLVVGLVLIIGVIVVHELIHGVAMSHYGGNPRYGTGVAYFVLPYAYATADTEFTRNQFIVIALAPLVIITAVGVPIMLIFDLPLLLLALAINIAGAVGDLWMVSVLSRFPADVDVVDTMTGLAVYGSVEAPPLQGIGGVLRRTLIGFGVTIGVFLIVSMLAPIFLSLAGVTEFSLGPPETIWSIFQWESSPEGFSSSLGGGIVGVSGLVGLAYGVLGTRRAR
- a CDS encoding aminopeptidase, whose translation is MDPRIREQAQVLVEHSTRVEKGDNVVIVAPSVAADLVVALHELIGDKGAHPFYMASDSRAARAYLRASDPEDFETPSHIMALFEEMDVYISIRTEVNATETSDVAPEVLAAHSRAMSPTLEERLSKRWVATQFPGTGSAQLAEMSLEGYENFVWDAINKDWDAQRAHQQQMVEILNPASEIRIVSGDSTDLTMSLENMITINDSGMHNMPGGEVFTAPVPDSVEGEVLFDLPLYHQGREVTGAWLKFEDGVVVEHAAEKNEAVLTNILNTDDGARRLGELGIGMNRDIDQFTYNMLFDEKMGDTVHMAVGRAYDECVGEGAEQNQSATHVDMIVDMAEDSFIEVDGEVVQRNGTFIFEDGFEA